The Melospiza georgiana isolate bMelGeo1 chromosome 1, bMelGeo1.pri, whole genome shotgun sequence genome contains the following window.
GTAGCATATGCCCACTTCTCTTTAAGTCCCTCTCATAATCTATTTCCAAAGGAGAAACTCTCATTTTGAATAGTGTATCACTATTCTCAACATTAATGACTATTTCTACAGTGActggaaaaaagaaactgaCACTTAATGAACCAGCTCTTTGATAATGTTTCTCTTGTTATCCCAATGGGTTTTGATTCATTTGGATTATCTATTATAATGCCATCCAGGCTTGGTTCTGCATGCATTccagtttttttggtttttttttttttttatgctaaTACATTCCCCTCCCACCACTGCAAATCCACCAGTACAACTCACAATACAAACTGCTAGTTAGAAACATGACCAAGGACAAACCTTTCAATTCAGAAATTTTTGCACTATCGAAACCTCCTCCCACTCACTGCTCCATCTAGTTGCCAAGAGGCACAGTATCCTCAGAGAAGCAACAATGCCTTTCTTCAGCTGATACAGATGTGAGCAAAATGAGCTCAACTCCCCTGAACTCCCCTGAACAGCTCACCCCATCTCTGCAACCTGCAATCTCCTGCTTATGTTACAGTAACTCATTTCACATGATGGAAACTCATCACCATCTTACTTTGAAGCGCTGGGTGATACGGAGCCAACTGCTTGAGCATCCTGGTCATTGTAGGCACATCCTTCCCTAGGAGTTTGTTCACAGTGTTGGGAGCAAGACCAACATCAGCCCCATCAAACATCTCTTCTGAGCTTCTGAACTGCTGGTGATCTTGGTACGAACCACCACCAGAAAATGAGTCCTGATGTGAACTCCAGTCTCTCTGGTAGGCTGATTTCTGATACCTGAATTCCTGACACCTAGATTCCTGCTTCCAGCTAGAATCCTCGTAACACCTATAGTCCTCATTCCACTCATTCCACCTAGTGTCCTGGTGCCACCTGGATCCACCTCTTCCTGAAACAGTAGAAATTGCAGAAGATGTACAAGTATTAACTGACTCATAGTTCTTGTAAGAGGAATAGTTTTGTGAAGTATAATTTGTAAAGTATCTTCCAGATGAAGGATATGAGGCAGAATAATTGGAATAGGATAATTCTTGGTCACTTATATGCCCTGCTTTGGTACACACTTGTTGATtgctccattttgtattttctctgcCAAATGAGAGTCTGTTATCACAGAGCTCAGTTCCTTGCACATCACTGGATATGTATTCTGCTGAGTACTCCTTCACTGGGCAGCTCTGGTATGAAGAGGCCCCAGGAGCCAAATTCATGGAGGGCACGGAGTTCCTGAGCTGTCTCAGCCATTGGCTGACACCACTGGCAGGAATATCAGGCTCAACAGCAGGAGAGTCCCTGAGCAGAGACACACTTGCAAAGTTGTCAGGTGTCAGATGACAGGAGGGTGATCCATCATCTGCTTGGTAACTGTTGGGGTGAGCAGGAGCAAAAGAAGCATCTTCAGAATACTCTTCATACTGAGACAAAAACCCTTGATTCCAGTCAGAACTTCCTGAATAAATAAAGGGTACTTAAGttagcaaaatattaaaataccaGCTGCAAACACAACTACTTTGAGATTTTATCATGTGTACTTATGTTCTTCTCCCATTTCTTGCCTTCATGTCTTAACtgagtttttcatttttttaccCAAAAATTCTAATAGTAAATAGATCAGGAAGGGTTACTGCTTGAATTTCCATGACCTTAACTGCTATAACACTGTTCAGTGAGACAGAGATGTTTTCAGACAGTTAAATCATTAAAGCTCCAGAAAATTATATCCTGAACTGACTCAGAGGGCACAGACACACAGTACACCAGCTAAGAAGTACACTGGCTGGCCATAAAAGTAAATTTTCACAATCTGCACAGGCTCCAGAGTAAACAAActagtaagaaaaaaaataaactaccTTTGTATTCTACATCTGGCCCATAGTGTTCTGGGATGCTTTGCCTTTCTGGAAATTCATCTTGAGGTACTGGCACCAGTGGGCCTAAACTGTTGGTGTAGTTATCCTAGGTAAAGCAAAAGGTCAGAATGCCTGTTTGCAAATGCAAGAATTTAAGAACTTTACAAATTCTAAAAAGCAACAAATTTCCCATAGAAAGTTAGCAAAGTACAATTTTAAGTGATAGCAAAGTCCATGTGAGGGGTGTGTTGTTACCACATTGCACCACTATTTTCCAGTGTTATTTGAAGAGATACTTTCCTGGAGAACAGAAGGAGGTCTCTGGTGAAGACAATATCTCCTGTTTCAAATTTATTGCCTCATCTCTCTTATCATCACCTGGCTAAAATATAAAACTGCTGCATATGCCAATCCTGCCTCCATCTGGGGAATGCAGAATGGAAAGCCCAGCTGAGAGATGAAGCAACAGAAACAACATTTAactggtgctggtggcagcattTGCACAGAGATAGTTACTGCAGCTCACCTGACATGGAATATAAAATTGAGAAAACAGTCTGAAacagctttcagaaaaaaataaatcctgaatTTTGTGAACCAGTAGCTGCCAGAGTGATTAATAATTCCTTCACAGATTCTTGTCCttcttcagatttctttttccatgggTAGTCAACCTCTTTGCAAAGAAGCTATGGAGGCTTGTAAGGACCAACAGACAGTCAAGAACATCTTGCCTACCTTAATCTTAACAGATTAAAACTCCCAACTGAGAGCAAAGCTACAAGTTATGAGAAAGACAGGCCTACCCACAGGACCACAAGAGAAAAAAGTGGCACATTTGGGTGACACTTAAAGCCTCAATGATCTTAGAACAAAAGCTAACAAGCAAGGGACCACCACAAAAAGGATGACAACCTGTCATTGAGAAGCAAAACGTTGCCCAGAAtagaacacacacacaaaaaaagccaaaaccgATACATGATGATGGAATACtaagagaaaaatatctttgttacttaaaaattgtaaaagaagaaaattgaagTACATTTAACTGGAGATTTTGACCATGCCTGAACTGCTACAGGTTGGCAGGCTGTTAATACAGTGAGTTTAACCACTCCTTTCCTCCCAATTCTGGACAAGATTAAGTTACTTACTACTGCTTTCTTTTCACAAAAGGCCTTCAAAGCCTCCATGAGTTCCTGTGTAATGCGAACAACGAGTGTTGCTTCTGAGTCTGAGGTGATGTGAAAAGTCTCCTGTTGAAAAACATGGTTAGAACTGGATGCCATTAGGATGCCAAAGGGTCAAATATGCAAATAGATCAAAGTTATACTTTGATTTTTGTATAACCAAATTTATACTATTGGTTAACATATGGCATATATGATAAATGTAtacaaaaatatcaaaaaataaaattgggaGCATAATTATGGCCTGATAAAAGGTAAAACATAAACTTGGATTTCTGTGCCACTCCTGTACTGTCAAGTCCCTAAAAATTTTGTTGCAGACAGAGAATGGCACAAGTCCTAAATTTATATTATCTGTGTagaaaattgaataaaaaataaGCTTCAGGCTGATTACTAAGTAAATGAATTTATAAGTGATTACAGTAAAAGAACATAGGCAGTCTTTTGTAAGGAATAGCTGTGATTCCTGTTACATAAAAGTCAATTAACTATCAAGTTTTTAAGActtgctttttctctctctttctgaaGTCACAAGTAACCACAGCGTGGAAGACATGAAGCACTCATCTCAAAACATTCTACTTCTGATTTTGGTGGGTAAACACAACTGGAACTCAAATGAAACCTTCCAATTGCCTTGGGCACAGGACATTACTTTCACAGAGTAAAAGTCAGATATTTTCATAAACCCAAAAGACAAAATAAGGCTTACTATGCCACTGTCAACAGCAACAGAACTGATAAACTCTCCCCAATCACTCCAAGAccagcagctgtgctctctctggcagccaCACCAGACTGGCTCCTCTTGCTGAGCATTACCAACAATCCCATTAGATatgggcagccagcagcacttaATCACCATCAGTGCTGCTAATTAACA
Protein-coding sequences here:
- the LOC131081919 gene encoding uncharacterized protein LOC131081919 isoform X2, with translation MKYRVLRRVKRSFAGYITCLKDFVNDPRREEPLIGLEHVVEVRFDGRREPRYECRLCGCNSEVAPMIEHLSGYKHRREYISKEFPDKIKKKTKDTKECKVSFFRRIAGELEKSEGLKMYKTEGYIRPATSSPLKKKSRWEDDYKQENDPVRKQKALEFLETFHITSDSEATLVVRITQELMEALKAFCEKKAVDNYTNSLGPLVPVPQDEFPERQSIPEHYGPDVEYKGSSDWNQGFLSQYEEYSEDASFAPAHPNSYQADDGSPSCHLTPDNFASVSLLRDSPAVEPDIPASGVSQWLRQLRNSVPSMNLAPGASSYQSCPVKEYSAEYISSDVQGTELCDNRLSFGRENTKWSNQQVCTKAGHISDQELSYSNYSASYPSSGRYFTNYTSQNYSSYKNYESVNTCTSSAISTVSGRGGSRWHQDTRWNEWNEDYRCYEDSSWKQESRCQEFRYQKSAYQRDWSSHQDSFSGGGSYQDHQQFRSSEEMFDGADVGLAPNTVNKLLGKDVPTMTRMLKQLAPYHPALQKVNIQTFVNVLIEAREKD
- the LOC131081919 gene encoding uncharacterized protein LOC131081919 isoform X1; the protein is MSAVPEEVKAEDGKAEPEKKLFYCDVCKIYCMCAISLQSHYRGAKHRRQEKAMRRRNLYCSSALIQVPMKYRVLRRVKRSFAGYITCLKDFVNDPRREEPLIGLEHVVEVRFDGRREPRYECRLCGCNSEVAPMIEHLSGYKHRREYISKEFPDKIKKKTKDTKECKVSFFRRIAGELEKSEGLKMYKTEGYIRPATSSPLKKKSRWEDDYKQENDPVRKQKALEFLETFHITSDSEATLVVRITQELMEALKAFCEKKAVDNYTNSLGPLVPVPQDEFPERQSIPEHYGPDVEYKGSSDWNQGFLSQYEEYSEDASFAPAHPNSYQADDGSPSCHLTPDNFASVSLLRDSPAVEPDIPASGVSQWLRQLRNSVPSMNLAPGASSYQSCPVKEYSAEYISSDVQGTELCDNRLSFGRENTKWSNQQVCTKAGHISDQELSYSNYSASYPSSGRYFTNYTSQNYSSYKNYESVNTCTSSAISTVSGRGGSRWHQDTRWNEWNEDYRCYEDSSWKQESRCQEFRYQKSAYQRDWSSHQDSFSGGGSYQDHQQFRSSEEMFDGADVGLAPNTVNKLLGKDVPTMTRMLKQLAPYHPALQKVNIQTFVNVLIEAREKD